In a single window of the Labrus mixtus chromosome 20, fLabMix1.1, whole genome shotgun sequence genome:
- the prpsap2 gene encoding phosphoribosyl pyrophosphate synthase-associated protein 2 isoform X2, protein MNVAKSGYRVFSANSSAACTELAKKITERLGVELGKSVVFQESNRETRVDVKESVRGQTIFIIQTIPRDVNTAIMELLVMAYALKTSCAKNIIGVIPYFPYSKQCKMRKRGSIVSKLLASMLAKAGITHIITMDLHQKEIQGFFSFPVDNLRASPFLIQYIQEEIPDYRNAIIVAKSPSAAKRAQSYAERLRLGLAVIHGEAQCSESDMADGRHSPPCVRNTTGHTGLELPLMMAKEKPPITVVGDVGGRIAIIVDDIIDDVGDFVAAAEILKERGAYKIYIMATHGLLSADAPRLIEESAIDEVVVTNTVPHEVQKLQCPKIKTVDVSMILAEAIRRIHNGESMAYLFRNITTDD, encoded by the exons ATGAACGTCGCCAAAAGTGGTTACCGCGTGTTTTCCGCAAACTCCTCCGCAGCATGCACAGAATTGGCCAAGAAGATAACAGA GCGGCTGGGAGTTGAACTGGGGAAGTCTGTGGTCTTTCAGGAATCAAACCGAG AAACCAGAGTGGATGTGAAAGAATCAGTTCGTGGACAGACTATCTTCATCATCCAGACCATACCACG AGATGTCAACACAGCCATCATGGAGCTGCTGGTGATGGCCTACGCCCTCAAGACGTCTTGTGCAAAGAACATCATCGGCGTCATTCCCTACTTTCCCTATAGCAAACAGTGCAAGATGAGGAAGCGGGGCTCAATTGTTAGCAAGTTGTTAGCTTCGATGCTAGCTAAAGCAG GAATAACACACATCATCACCATGGACTTGCATCAGAAGGAGATCCAGGGCTTCTTCAGCTTTCCTGTGGACAACTTGCGTGCCTCTCCTTTTTTGATTCAGTACATCCAAGAAGAG ATTCCTGATTACAGAAATGCCATCATTGTGGCAAAGTCGCCATCAGCAGCTAAGAG GGCTCAGTCGTATGCAGAGCGCCTTCGTTTGGGTCTGGCTGTGATTCACGGCGAGGCTCAGTGTTCAGAGTCAGACATGGCCGACGGGCGACACTCTCCACCGTGTGTACGCAACACCACAGGACACACGGGCCTGGAGCTGCCTC TGATGATGGCCAAGGAGAAACCGCCCATCACTGTTGTCGGAGATGTAGGGGGGAGAATTGCCATCATCGTG gatGACATAATCGATGATGTCGGAGACTTTGTTGCGGCCGCGGAGAtcctgaaagagagaggagcttATAAAATTTATATCATGGCCACACACGGCTTACTGTCTGCTGACGCTCCACGTCTCATAGAGGAATCTGCCATCGATGAG GTGGTGGTGACGAACACAGTCCCCCATGAAGTCCAGAAGCTCCAGTGTCCCAAAATCAAGACGGTGGACGTCAGCATGATTTTGGCCGAAGCCATCCGCCGCATCCACAACGGAGAGTCCATGGCCTACTTGTTCCGCAACATCACCACAGAtgactag
- the LOC132954284 gene encoding ras-related protein Rap-2a-like — translation MSIKVKEKTEVRLVFLGAAGVGKTAIIQRFLKDTFEPKHRRTVEELHRKEFEVGGVKVTINIMDTSGSYSFPAMRKLSIQNSDAFALVYAVDDPESLEAVKSLRDEILEVKEDKFTPIVVIGNKIDRHNERQVSSEDVLTQVELDWNNSFLESSAKDNVNVLEAFKELLQQANLPSWLSPALCRRRETVPKVTNKRPIMNKNNSCLIS, via the coding sequence ATGTCTATTAAAGTGAAGGAAAAGACGGAGGTGCGTCTGGTGTTTCTGGGAGCAGCTGGAGTGGGGAAGACAGCCATCATCCAGCGCTTCCTCAAAGACACTTTTGAGCCCAAGCATCGGCGCACGGTGGAGGAGCTCCACAGGAAGGAGTTCGAGGTTGGAGGTGTCAAAGTCACCATCAACATCATGGACACGAGTGGCAGCTACTCCTTTCCCGCCATGCGGAAACTCTCCATCCAGAACAGCGATGCCTTCGCGCTGGTCTACGCCGTGGACGACCCCGAGTCACTGGAGGCGGTGAAGAGTCTCCGAGACGAGATCCTGGAGGTCAAAGAGGACAAGTTCACGCCGATTGTAGTGATAGGCAACAAGATCGACCGCCACAACGAGCGCCAGGTGTCCAGCGAGGACGTGCTGACCCAGGTGGAGCTCGACTGGAACAACAGCTTCCTGGAGTCATCAGCCAAAGACAACGTGAACGTGCTGGAGGCGTTCAAGGAGCTCCTGCAGCAGGCCAACCTGCCCAGCTGGTTGAGTCCGGCGCTGTGTCGGCGACGGGAAACTGTCCCCAAGGTGACCAACAAAAGACCGATCATGAACAAGAACAACAGCTGCCTCATCTCGTAA
- the prpsap2 gene encoding phosphoribosyl pyrophosphate synthase-associated protein 2 isoform X1, translating into MNVAKSGYRVFSANSSAACTELAKKITERLGVELGKSVVFQESNRETRVDVKESVRGQTIFIIQTIPRDVNTAIMELLVMAYALKTSCAKNIIGVIPYFPYSKQCKMRKRGSIVSKLLASMLAKAGITHIITMDLHQKEIQGFFSFPVDNLRASPFLIQYIQEEIPDYRNAIIVAKSPSAAKRAQSYAERLRLGLAVIHGEAQCSESDMADGRHSPPCVRNTTGHTGLELPPGKQQAPFPGIELPMMMAKEKPPITVVGDVGGRIAIIVDDIIDDVGDFVAAAEILKERGAYKIYIMATHGLLSADAPRLIEESAIDEVVVTNTVPHEVQKLQCPKIKTVDVSMILAEAIRRIHNGESMAYLFRNITTDD; encoded by the exons ATGAACGTCGCCAAAAGTGGTTACCGCGTGTTTTCCGCAAACTCCTCCGCAGCATGCACAGAATTGGCCAAGAAGATAACAGA GCGGCTGGGAGTTGAACTGGGGAAGTCTGTGGTCTTTCAGGAATCAAACCGAG AAACCAGAGTGGATGTGAAAGAATCAGTTCGTGGACAGACTATCTTCATCATCCAGACCATACCACG AGATGTCAACACAGCCATCATGGAGCTGCTGGTGATGGCCTACGCCCTCAAGACGTCTTGTGCAAAGAACATCATCGGCGTCATTCCCTACTTTCCCTATAGCAAACAGTGCAAGATGAGGAAGCGGGGCTCAATTGTTAGCAAGTTGTTAGCTTCGATGCTAGCTAAAGCAG GAATAACACACATCATCACCATGGACTTGCATCAGAAGGAGATCCAGGGCTTCTTCAGCTTTCCTGTGGACAACTTGCGTGCCTCTCCTTTTTTGATTCAGTACATCCAAGAAGAG ATTCCTGATTACAGAAATGCCATCATTGTGGCAAAGTCGCCATCAGCAGCTAAGAG GGCTCAGTCGTATGCAGAGCGCCTTCGTTTGGGTCTGGCTGTGATTCACGGCGAGGCTCAGTGTTCAGAGTCAGACATGGCCGACGGGCGACACTCTCCACCGTGTGTACGCAACACCACAGGACACACGGGCCTGGAGCTGCCTC CAGGCAAACAACAAGCTCCGTTCCCTGGCATAGAGCTCCCAA TGATGATGGCCAAGGAGAAACCGCCCATCACTGTTGTCGGAGATGTAGGGGGGAGAATTGCCATCATCGTG gatGACATAATCGATGATGTCGGAGACTTTGTTGCGGCCGCGGAGAtcctgaaagagagaggagcttATAAAATTTATATCATGGCCACACACGGCTTACTGTCTGCTGACGCTCCACGTCTCATAGAGGAATCTGCCATCGATGAG GTGGTGGTGACGAACACAGTCCCCCATGAAGTCCAGAAGCTCCAGTGTCCCAAAATCAAGACGGTGGACGTCAGCATGATTTTGGCCGAAGCCATCCGCCGCATCCACAACGGAGAGTCCATGGCCTACTTGTTCCGCAACATCACCACAGAtgactag
- the LOC132954004 gene encoding cytoglobin-1-like, translating to MMERMQGEGEVDHLEQPSPLTDKERVMIQDSWAKVYQNCDDAGMAILVRLFVNFPSSKQYFSQFKHIEEPEELERSGQLRKHAHRVMNAINTLVESLDNSDKVASVLKLVGKAHALRHKVEPVYFKILSGVILEVLGEEFSEVVTPEVAAAWTKLLATVYCNITAIYKEVGWTKLPTSTG from the exons ATGATGGAGAGGAtgcaaggagagggagaggtggaTCACCTGGAGCAACCAAGCCCACTTACGGACAAGGAGAGGGTGATGATCCAGGACTCCTGGGCCAAAGTCTACCAGAACTGTGATGACGCTGGGATGGCCATACTAGTCag GCTGTTTGTGAACTTTCCCTCGTCCAAGCAGTACTTCAGCCAGTTCAAGCACATCGAGGAGCCAGAGGAGCTGGAGCGCAGCGGCCAGCTCAGGAAGCACGCCCACAGAGTCATGAATGCCATCAATACTCTCGTGGAGAGCCTGGATAACTCAGACAAGGTGGCTTCAGTGCTGAAGCTCGTGGGAAAGGCCCATGCGCTTCGACACAAGGTGGAGCCTGTGTACTTCAAG ATCCTCAGTGGTGTGATACTGGAAGTCCTGGGTGAAGAGTTTTCAGAGGTTGTGACCCCAGAGGTGGCCGCAGCATGGACCAAACTCTTGGCTACAGTCTACTGCAACATCACAGCTATCTACAAGGAAGTGGGCTGGACCAAACTCCCAACTTCAACTGGGTGA